In the genome of Myroides phaeus, one region contains:
- the lgt gene encoding prolipoprotein diacylglyceryl transferase encodes MNQAIMLWDANPELFSIAGVPVRYYGVLFAVGLILGYNIVKRLFQKERIPIQYLDTLLIYILVGTVVGARLGHCLFYDFAYYSQHPLEAIIPFQKIGGAYQYVGFMGLASHGGAIGVLLAIYLYCRKYKIGMFWLLDRIAIGVPVAGAFIRFGNFMNSEIYGKPTNGNWGVIFANDDMIPRHPTQLYEAFAYLLTCVILYLVYKKVNLKTNGVIFSLFLILMFTARFVLEFFKEDQVAFEQGMLFNMGQWLSVPFIVFGVWLLVFQKQLVKITAYSPVNLQEKEA; translated from the coding sequence ATGAATCAAGCAATCATGCTATGGGATGCAAATCCTGAACTATTTTCTATTGCAGGTGTACCAGTAAGGTATTACGGAGTCTTATTTGCAGTAGGGTTAATCCTTGGGTATAATATTGTAAAACGCTTATTTCAAAAGGAGCGCATTCCTATTCAATATTTAGATACTTTACTTATATATATACTTGTTGGTACCGTAGTAGGTGCCCGATTAGGCCACTGTTTATTTTACGATTTTGCGTACTATTCACAGCATCCCTTAGAAGCAATTATTCCTTTTCAAAAAATAGGAGGTGCTTATCAGTATGTTGGTTTTATGGGCTTGGCAAGTCACGGTGGAGCGATAGGTGTTCTTTTGGCAATTTATTTGTATTGTCGAAAGTATAAAATTGGAATGTTTTGGTTGTTAGATCGCATTGCTATCGGGGTTCCTGTGGCAGGTGCTTTCATTCGATTTGGAAACTTTATGAATTCTGAAATTTACGGAAAACCAACGAATGGCAACTGGGGAGTTATATTTGCTAATGACGATATGATTCCAAGACACCCAACGCAACTATATGAAGCATTCGCTTATTTATTGACTTGTGTAATCTTGTACCTTGTTTATAAGAAAGTTAACTTAAAGACAAACGGCGTTATTTTTAGTTTGTTTCTTATTTTGATGTTTACAGCGCGTTTTGTGTTGGAGTTCTTTAAGGAAGATCAAGTTGCTTTTGAACAAGGAATGTTGTTTAATATGGGACAATGGTTAAGTGTTCCATTTATTGTATTTGGAGTATGGCTATTGGTGTTTCAAAAACAATTAGTTAAGATAACCGCTTATTCTCCTGTAAATTTACAAGAGAAAGAGGCGTAA
- a CDS encoding Dyp-type peroxidase produces the protein MENKTNKPQSVTDYPNKNTIFSVWKFKQGANIKPAFEKLCGLVNNLNNSFKIRIPDAKTSCIMGVGYNAWLDLGLPTPLPKEFKPFEEIKGEKHTAVSTEGDLHFHLSAINPAICFDMAAALADILIPIADCLEEVQGFRYWDGRSIIGFVDGTENPTDDDRDYFGVVRDNDPAYNGGSYLFVQKYIHNMNNWNKLSTEDQEKVIGRYKATDIEMEEDVKPSNSHSSLTAIEDEDGNELKIVRANMPFANPSKGEAGTYFISYASTFSTTKKMLENMFIGDPVGNYDRILDFSTAKTGTLYFVPSLDMLDDYSAE, from the coding sequence ATGGAAAACAAAACGAATAAACCGCAAAGTGTTACTGATTATCCAAATAAGAACACCATTTTTTCAGTTTGGAAGTTTAAACAAGGTGCTAATATTAAACCTGCTTTTGAAAAACTTTGTGGATTGGTCAATAACTTAAACAATTCATTTAAAATCCGCATTCCAGATGCTAAAACAAGTTGCATTATGGGAGTTGGTTACAACGCTTGGTTAGACTTAGGTTTACCTACTCCTCTTCCGAAAGAATTTAAACCTTTTGAAGAAATCAAAGGCGAGAAACACACTGCTGTTTCTACAGAAGGAGACTTACACTTTCACCTAAGTGCTATTAATCCGGCTATTTGCTTTGATATGGCAGCTGCCTTAGCGGATATATTAATTCCGATTGCTGATTGTTTAGAAGAAGTACAAGGATTTAGATATTGGGATGGTAGATCTATTATCGGATTTGTGGATGGTACTGAAAACCCAACTGACGACGATAGAGATTACTTTGGTGTTGTACGCGATAACGACCCTGCTTATAATGGTGGTAGTTATTTATTTGTTCAAAAGTATATTCACAATATGAATAACTGGAACAAGCTTTCTACAGAAGACCAAGAAAAGGTAATTGGTAGATATAAGGCAACTGACATTGAAATGGAAGAAGACGTTAAACCTTCTAACTCTCACTCGTCATTAACGGCTATTGAAGATGAAGATGGAAATGAACTAAAAATTGTAAGAGCAAATATGCCGTTTGCTAACCCTTCTAAAGGTGAAGCAGGTACTTATTTCATTTCTTATGCAAGTACGTTTAGTACAACTAAGAAAATGTTAGAGAATATGTTTATCGGTGATCCAGTAGGAAACTACGATAGAATATTAGATTTTAGTACAGCTAAAACAGGTACGTTATACTTTGTGCCTTCTCTTGATATGTTAGACGATTATTCTGCTGAATAA